In Bradyrhizobium guangxiense, the following are encoded in one genomic region:
- a CDS encoding sulfonate ABC transporter substrate-binding protein, protein MQRRDFLKLSIGAAATAAIASPAIAQGAVKEIRIGYQKTGVLVIARQQASLEKHFTPQGIEVKWIEFSSGPPMMEAMNVGSVDFGAVGDPPPVFAQAAGAAIVYAAGQPITNGQGILVPRDSSIRDIAGLKGKRVGFTKGSSAHNVVVQTLEKAGLTYADITSVYLTPPDAGPAFANGSIEAWAIWDPYFAIGETRQNGRILINAREVTKTNSFYIANREFAKNHGTILQQIVDVTTAAGRWAEQHRDEVARSLAAITGVPLDIQTVAANRANFVIGPVTDDIVVTQQGVADRFYKLGLIPKPVQIRDIVWRNPAA, encoded by the coding sequence ATGCAACGTCGTGACTTTCTCAAGCTGTCGATCGGAGCTGCGGCCACTGCAGCGATTGCCTCGCCTGCAATCGCCCAGGGCGCGGTGAAGGAAATTCGTATCGGCTACCAGAAGACCGGCGTGCTGGTGATCGCGCGCCAGCAGGCGTCCCTGGAAAAACATTTCACGCCGCAAGGCATCGAGGTGAAATGGATCGAGTTCTCCTCGGGCCCGCCGATGATGGAGGCGATGAACGTCGGCAGCGTGGACTTTGGCGCGGTCGGCGATCCCCCGCCGGTGTTCGCGCAGGCCGCGGGAGCCGCGATCGTCTATGCCGCCGGTCAGCCCATCACCAACGGGCAGGGCATCCTGGTGCCCAGGGATTCGTCAATCCGCGACATTGCCGGCCTCAAGGGCAAGCGCGTCGGCTTCACCAAGGGCTCCAGCGCCCACAACGTCGTGGTGCAGACGCTGGAGAAGGCCGGCCTCACCTATGCCGACATCACCTCGGTCTATCTGACGCCGCCGGATGCGGGCCCGGCCTTTGCCAATGGCAGCATCGAGGCCTGGGCGATCTGGGATCCGTATTTTGCGATCGGCGAGACCAGGCAGAACGGCCGCATTCTGATCAATGCGCGCGAGGTCACCAAGACCAACTCCTTCTACATCGCCAACCGCGAGTTCGCGAAGAACCACGGGACGATCTTGCAGCAGATCGTCGACGTGACGACCGCGGCGGGCAGATGGGCCGAGCAGCACCGCGACGAGGTCGCCAGATCGCTAGCCGCGATCACCGGCGTTCCCCTGGATATCCAGACCGTCGCGGCCAACCGCGCGAACTTCGTGATCGGGCCCGTCACCGACGACATCGTGGTGACCCAGCAGGGCGTCGCCGATCGCTTCTACAAGCTCGGCCTGATCCCGAAGCCGGTTCAGATCCGCGACATCGTCTGGCGCAACCCGGCAGCCTGA
- a CDS encoding cytochrome P450, whose protein sequence is MSTAPRIDIDPVAFWADPYPMLAKMRKEAPIAFVPQLGSTLLTSRDDISISEKQIDVFSSHQPAGLMNRLMGHNMMRKDGEAHQVERRAMFPTVSPKTVKAHWTAVFQAHADRIIDAIEPGRGDFMRDFALPFSGECLKSITGLTNIGFGDMDAWSQGMIEGIANYAGDPDVEARCHAATSGIDAAIDDILPVMRKHPDQSILGVLLASGMPMESVRANVKLAISGGQNEPRKAIAGTVWALLTHPDQLDLVLRGEVTWLQAFEEYARWISPIGMSPRRIAKPWTIRDVAFELDERVFLMFGSANRDEKHFDRADEFDLRRDVTKSVAFGAGPHFCAGAFASRAMIADVALPTVFTRAKKLEIADDEPVRIGGWAFRGLQNLPVRWLH, encoded by the coding sequence TTGAGCACCGCGCCACGCATCGACATCGATCCCGTCGCGTTCTGGGCCGATCCCTATCCGATGCTCGCAAAAATGCGCAAGGAGGCGCCGATCGCCTTCGTGCCGCAGCTCGGCTCGACGCTGCTGACCAGCCGCGACGACATCTCGATCTCCGAGAAGCAGATCGACGTGTTCTCCTCGCACCAGCCCGCCGGCCTGATGAACCGGCTGATGGGGCACAACATGATGCGCAAGGACGGCGAGGCGCATCAGGTCGAGCGGCGTGCGATGTTCCCGACGGTGTCGCCGAAGACGGTGAAGGCGCATTGGACCGCAGTGTTCCAGGCCCATGCCGATCGCATCATCGATGCGATCGAGCCGGGGCGGGGCGACTTCATGCGCGACTTCGCGCTGCCATTCTCCGGCGAATGCCTGAAGTCGATCACCGGCCTCACCAATATCGGCTTTGGCGACATGGACGCCTGGTCGCAGGGCATGATCGAGGGCATCGCCAATTACGCCGGCGATCCCGATGTCGAGGCGCGCTGCCATGCCGCGACGTCGGGCATCGATGCTGCGATCGACGACATCCTGCCGGTGATGCGCAAGCATCCCGACCAGAGCATCCTCGGGGTTCTACTCGCCTCGGGCATGCCGATGGAGAGCGTGCGCGCCAACGTCAAGCTCGCGATCTCAGGCGGACAGAACGAACCGCGCAAGGCCATCGCCGGCACGGTGTGGGCGCTTTTGACCCATCCCGACCAGCTCGACTTGGTCCTTCGCGGTGAAGTGACCTGGCTGCAGGCGTTCGAGGAATACGCCCGCTGGATCTCGCCGATCGGGATGTCGCCGCGCCGCATCGCAAAGCCCTGGACCATCCGTGACGTCGCCTTCGAGCTTGATGAGCGCGTGTTCCTGATGTTCGGCTCCGCCAATCGCGACGAGAAGCATTTCGACCGCGCCGACGAGTTCGACCTGCGCCGCGACGTGACCAAGAGCGTCGCCTTCGGCGCCGGTCCCCATTTCTGCGCCGGCGCCTTCGCATCCCGCGCCATGATCGCCGACGTCGCGCTGCCGACCGTGTTTACGCGGGCGAAGAAGCTCGAGATCGCCGACGACGAGCCGGTGCGGATTGGCGGTTGGGCGTTTCGGGGCCTGCAGAATTTGCCGGTGCGATGGCTGCATTAG
- the dusA gene encoding tRNA dihydrouridine(20/20a) synthase DusA, which yields MKYKFSVAPMMDWTDRHCRVFHRHLTRRALLYTEMLTTGAIIHGDRERLLGFDAVEHPVALQLGGSDPRELAQAAQIGEAFGYDEINLNVGCPSDRVKDGRFGACLMAEPELVARCVEAMKRAVAVPVTVKCRIGIDHQDPEVALDALARAVVASGCDALIVHARKAWLNGLSPKETRDIPPLDYDRVYRLKRAMPDVPVIINGGISGIEEAKAHLEHVDGVMLGRAAYQEPWRLLSVDSEIFGEAAPHGSMQAALEAMKPYIEQQLARGTRLHAITRHFVGAFHAVPGARAFRRHLAEQGTRPGAGGDVLSDAIAKVAFRQAA from the coding sequence ATGAAATACAAATTCAGTGTTGCCCCGATGATGGATTGGACCGACCGGCACTGTCGGGTATTCCATCGCCATCTGACGCGGCGGGCGCTGCTGTACACGGAGATGCTGACGACCGGAGCCATCATTCACGGCGACCGCGAGCGGCTGCTTGGGTTCGACGCGGTCGAGCATCCGGTCGCGCTTCAGCTTGGCGGGTCGGATCCCCGCGAGCTGGCGCAGGCTGCGCAGATCGGCGAGGCGTTCGGCTATGACGAGATCAATCTCAATGTCGGCTGTCCGTCGGATCGCGTGAAGGACGGCCGCTTCGGCGCCTGCCTGATGGCGGAGCCCGAGCTGGTGGCGAGGTGCGTTGAGGCGATGAAGCGCGCGGTCGCGGTTCCCGTCACGGTGAAATGCCGCATTGGCATTGACCATCAGGATCCTGAAGTGGCGCTCGACGCGCTTGCGCGCGCGGTGGTCGCCTCCGGCTGCGATGCGCTGATCGTGCATGCCCGCAAGGCCTGGCTCAACGGTCTGTCGCCGAAGGAGACCCGCGACATCCCGCCGCTCGACTACGACCGCGTCTATCGGCTCAAGCGCGCGATGCCCGACGTGCCCGTCATCATCAACGGCGGGATTTCCGGAATCGAGGAAGCGAAGGCGCATCTCGAACATGTCGACGGCGTGATGCTCGGCCGCGCTGCCTATCAGGAACCGTGGCGGCTGCTCTCCGTCGACTCCGAGATTTTTGGCGAAGCGGCCCCGCATGGGTCCATGCAGGCCGCGCTCGAGGCGATGAAGCCCTATATCGAGCAGCAGCTCGCGCGCGGCACTCGGCTGCATGCGATCACGCGGCACTTCGTCGGCGCATTTCATGCCGTGCCCGGCGCGCGGGCCTTCCGTCGCCATCTCGCCGAGCAGGGCACGCGTCCGGGTGCAGGCGGCGATGTCCTGAGCGATGCGATCGCCAAAGTCGCATTTCGGCAGGCTGCCTAG
- a CDS encoding SDR family NAD(P)-dependent oxidoreductase, whose protein sequence is MDLGLKGAKVLVTGSTKGIGRAIAETFAAEGADVGVCSRNLAEVESTVASLKAKGVAAYGGAVDVADAAVLKAWVGDMASKLGGIDVVVANVSALAIGQDDESWQKEFSTDMMGTVRLGNAAMPYLEKSKAGAIVTISSVSGREVDFAAGPYGTFKAAIIHYTQGLANQLAAKGIRANSVSPGNTYFEGGVWNMIKDNNPELYKTALALNPTGRMGTPQEMANAVVFLASRAASFITGTNLVVDGALTRGVQF, encoded by the coding sequence ATGGATCTGGGACTCAAGGGCGCAAAAGTTCTCGTCACGGGAAGCACCAAGGGAATCGGCCGGGCGATCGCCGAAACATTTGCCGCCGAGGGCGCCGATGTCGGGGTGTGCTCCCGTAATCTGGCTGAGGTCGAAAGCACCGTCGCTTCGCTCAAGGCCAAGGGCGTTGCGGCCTATGGCGGCGCGGTCGACGTTGCCGATGCGGCGGTCCTGAAGGCCTGGGTCGGCGATATGGCGTCAAAGCTCGGCGGCATCGACGTCGTCGTCGCCAATGTCAGCGCGCTCGCGATCGGACAGGACGACGAGAGCTGGCAGAAGGAATTCTCGACCGACATGATGGGCACGGTGCGGCTGGGGAACGCGGCCATGCCGTATCTGGAGAAGAGCAAGGCCGGCGCGATCGTCACCATCTCCAGCGTCTCCGGCCGCGAGGTCGATTTTGCCGCCGGTCCCTACGGCACCTTCAAGGCGGCGATCATCCATTACACGCAAGGCCTGGCCAATCAGCTCGCGGCGAAGGGCATCCGCGCCAATTCGGTCTCGCCCGGCAACACCTATTTCGAGGGTGGGGTCTGGAACATGATCAAGGACAACAACCCCGAGCTCTACAAGACCGCGCTGGCGCTCAATCCGACGGGACGGATGGGTACGCCGCAGGAAATGGCCAATGCGGTGGTGTTCCTGGCGAGCCGCGCGGCGAGCTTCATCACCGGGACGAACCTCGTCGTCGACGGTGCGCTGACGCGTGGCGTCCAGTTCTAG
- a CDS encoding nitrilase-related carbon-nitrogen hydrolase — protein MSTIHKVAAIQFEPTMFEKAGNIARLLELCEQAAAAGAKLIVTPEMGTTGYCWFDRAEVAPFVETIPGPTTSRFAALARKHDCYIVVGMPEVDEDNIYFNTAVLIGPDGIVGRHRKTHPYISEPKWAAAGDLHNQVFETPIGRIALLICMDIHFVETARLMALGGADVICHISNWLAERTPAPYWISRAFENGCYVIESNRWGLERTVQFSGGSCVIAPDGQVIAVLDKGDGVLLSEIDLDAARSRRVLGEAVFAQRRPELYPELLTDTFSWNPRDFFGLYGHEPWPPGKTSRVSVAQFAPGDDIDQNLAEIAALARKAGAEGADLVVFPELAVTGLGDPAASAQPIPGLVTDRLEELAAELGLYLVCGLAERAGDTLYNSACLVAPDGDISLYRKTHLTTDERSWATAGEGWTIVDTPIGRIGLLIGHDASFPEAGRVLALRGCDLIACPAAIKGRFSSSHAGTEIEQPRPIPTGPDPHHWHHLRVRAGENNLFFAFANVADPERFYPGLSGVFGPDTFAFPRREAIAAGGTGLATALVDTTNLDSVYPTNVVRRKDLVSMRMPHSYRGLVKMAASNY, from the coding sequence ATGTCCACCATTCACAAGGTCGCCGCCATCCAGTTCGAGCCGACCATGTTCGAGAAGGCGGGCAACATCGCCCGCCTGCTCGAGCTCTGCGAGCAGGCGGCGGCCGCCGGTGCAAAGCTGATCGTCACGCCGGAGATGGGAACGACGGGTTATTGCTGGTTCGACCGGGCCGAGGTTGCGCCGTTCGTCGAGACCATCCCGGGCCCGACCACGAGCCGCTTTGCAGCGCTGGCGCGCAAGCATGACTGCTACATCGTGGTCGGTATGCCCGAGGTCGACGAGGACAACATCTATTTCAACACCGCCGTCCTGATCGGGCCGGACGGCATCGTCGGCCGTCACCGCAAGACGCATCCTTACATCTCCGAGCCGAAATGGGCCGCGGCCGGCGACCTGCACAACCAGGTGTTCGAGACCCCGATCGGCCGCATCGCACTGCTGATCTGCATGGACATCCACTTCGTGGAGACCGCGCGGCTGATGGCGCTCGGCGGCGCCGACGTCATCTGCCACATTTCGAACTGGCTGGCGGAACGCACGCCGGCGCCTTACTGGATCAGCCGCGCCTTCGAGAACGGCTGCTACGTCATCGAGAGCAACCGCTGGGGGCTCGAGCGCACCGTGCAGTTCAGCGGAGGCAGCTGCGTGATCGCGCCGGACGGGCAGGTGATCGCCGTGCTCGACAAGGGCGACGGCGTGCTGCTGTCGGAGATCGATCTCGACGCCGCGCGGTCGCGCCGCGTGCTCGGCGAAGCCGTCTTCGCGCAGCGCCGGCCGGAACTCTATCCGGAGCTGCTGACCGATACGTTCAGCTGGAATCCGCGCGACTTCTTCGGCCTCTATGGCCACGAGCCGTGGCCGCCCGGCAAGACATCGCGGGTCAGCGTCGCGCAATTTGCGCCTGGCGACGACATCGACCAGAATCTCGCGGAGATCGCGGCACTCGCACGCAAGGCCGGCGCCGAAGGCGCCGACCTCGTCGTGTTCCCGGAGCTCGCGGTCACCGGTCTCGGCGATCCCGCGGCGTCGGCGCAGCCGATACCCGGTCTGGTGACCGATCGCCTGGAGGAGCTCGCCGCGGAGCTGGGTCTCTATCTCGTCTGCGGCCTCGCGGAGCGCGCCGGCGACACGCTCTACAACAGCGCCTGCCTTGTCGCTCCGGACGGGGACATCTCGCTCTATCGCAAGACGCATCTCACCACCGACGAGCGAAGCTGGGCGACCGCGGGAGAAGGCTGGACCATCGTGGACACGCCGATCGGCCGCATCGGCCTGTTGATCGGCCACGACGCCTCGTTTCCGGAGGCGGGCCGGGTGCTGGCGCTGCGCGGCTGCGATCTCATCGCCTGTCCTGCCGCGATCAAGGGCCGCTTCAGTTCGTCGCATGCCGGCACGGAAATCGAGCAGCCGAGACCGATTCCGACTGGTCCGGATCCGCATCACTGGCATCATCTGCGCGTTCGCGCCGGCGAGAACAATCTGTTCTTCGCCTTCGCCAATGTCGCCGATCCCGAACGCTTCTATCCCGGGCTGAGCGGCGTGTTCGGGCCCGACACGTTCGCGTTTCCGCGGCGTGAGGCGATCGCGGCCGGCGGCACGGGCCTTGCAACCGCATTGGTCGACACCACCAATCTCGACAGCGTCTATCCGACCAATGTCGTGCGCCGAAAGGACCTGGTCTCGATGCGCATGCCGCACAGCTATCGTGGATTGGTCAAAATGGCGGCGAGCAACTACTGA
- a CDS encoding acetamidase/formamidase family protein codes for MSWQKDSIMARKGVAKGEGGTAYTITEGEQGKYHYVYGPYVKPVLTVDPGAVVSAETHDAFEGGIKKETDSPSKILNFPFLNPQNGPIHVNGAEKGDTLAVYIESIVPRGPQPRGTTVIMPEFGGLVSTGNTALLNPALPERVKKLEIDAKTGTKWNDKITLPYEPFIGTIGTSPEIEAISSLVPDYYGGNMDLPDVGVGAIIYLPVNTKGALLYLGDCHAAQGDGELCGVAIEHPTVTTVQVDLIKNWTIAWPRLETKDFIMTIGSARPMEDAARIAYRELCRWMAADYGFDEIDAYMLLTQAGRVRLGNMVDPKYTLGASIKKSYLG; via the coding sequence ATGTCCTGGCAGAAAGACTCCATCATGGCCCGCAAGGGCGTCGCCAAAGGCGAGGGCGGCACGGCGTACACCATCACCGAGGGCGAGCAGGGCAAGTACCATTATGTCTATGGCCCCTATGTAAAGCCGGTGCTGACCGTCGATCCCGGTGCGGTCGTCTCCGCGGAGACCCATGATGCGTTCGAGGGCGGCATCAAGAAGGAGACCGACAGCCCGTCGAAGATCCTCAACTTCCCGTTCCTCAATCCGCAGAACGGCCCGATCCACGTCAACGGCGCCGAGAAGGGCGACACGCTCGCGGTCTACATCGAGAGCATCGTGCCGCGCGGCCCGCAGCCGCGTGGCACCACGGTGATCATGCCGGAGTTCGGTGGCCTGGTCAGCACGGGCAACACGGCGCTGCTCAACCCGGCGCTGCCGGAGCGGGTCAAGAAGCTCGAGATCGACGCCAAGACCGGCACAAAATGGAACGACAAGATCACGCTGCCTTATGAGCCGTTCATCGGCACCATCGGCACCTCGCCGGAGATCGAGGCAATCTCTTCGCTGGTCCCCGATTACTACGGCGGCAACATGGACCTGCCGGATGTCGGCGTCGGCGCCATCATCTACCTGCCGGTCAACACCAAGGGCGCGCTGCTCTATCTCGGCGATTGCCACGCCGCGCAGGGCGATGGCGAGCTCTGCGGCGTCGCCATCGAGCATCCGACCGTGACCACGGTGCAGGTCGATCTCATCAAGAACTGGACCATCGCCTGGCCGCGGCTGGAAACGAAGGACTTCATCATGACCATCGGCTCGGCCCGGCCGATGGAGGATGCGGCCCGCATCGCCTATCGCGAGCTCTGCCGCTGGATGGCGGCGGACTACGGTTTCGACGAGATCGACGCCTACATGCTGCTGACCCAGGCCGGTCGGGTCAGGCTCGGCAACATGGTCGATCCCAAATACACGTTGGGTGCTTCGATCAAGAAGTCCTATCTCGGTTGA
- a CDS encoding ABC transporter ATP-binding protein, giving the protein MPRKEVILSTLGLRAGYGGKPVLQGLEIEVREGEIVAVIGRNGVGKSTLMKSLIGLVPAMSGSIVYRGEAVESLAAHKRARLGMGYVPQGRDVFPRLTVGENVAVGAAIKGGGIPEAGRRKIVEAFPILEERWHQRAGTMSGGQQQQLAIGRVLIADPSLILLDEPSEGIQPNIVQDIARNMVELNRRTGVTIILVEQNLDMIRAMAQRCYVMDKGRIVANLDRAALDDAAEMRRHLAV; this is encoded by the coding sequence ATGCCGCGCAAGGAAGTGATCCTCTCGACCCTGGGATTGCGCGCCGGCTATGGCGGCAAGCCGGTGCTCCAGGGCCTCGAGATCGAGGTGCGCGAAGGCGAGATCGTCGCCGTGATCGGCCGCAACGGCGTCGGCAAGTCGACGCTGATGAAAAGCCTGATCGGGCTCGTACCGGCGATGAGCGGCTCGATCGTCTATCGTGGTGAAGCCGTGGAATCCCTGGCCGCGCACAAGCGGGCGCGTCTCGGCATGGGCTATGTACCGCAAGGGCGCGACGTGTTTCCGCGCCTGACCGTCGGCGAGAACGTCGCCGTTGGCGCCGCGATCAAGGGCGGCGGCATTCCCGAAGCGGGCCGGCGCAAGATCGTCGAGGCCTTTCCAATCCTCGAAGAGCGCTGGCATCAGCGCGCCGGCACCATGTCCGGGGGCCAGCAGCAGCAGCTTGCGATCGGCCGGGTGCTGATTGCCGATCCCAGTCTGATCCTGCTCGACGAGCCCTCGGAGGGCATCCAGCCCAACATCGTCCAGGACATCGCGCGCAACATGGTCGAGCTCAACCGCAGGACCGGCGTGACCATCATCCTGGTCGAGCAGAATCTCGACATGATCCGCGCCATGGCGCAGCGCTGCTACGTCATGGACAAGGGCCGCATCGTCGCGAACCTCGATCGCGCGGCGCTCGACGATGCGGCCGAGATGCGTCGCCATCTCGCGGTTTGA
- a CDS encoding ABC transporter ATP-binding protein has translation MSLLELRKLNKHFGGLHVTNSVDLTLRTGEIHCLIGPNGAGKSTLFRLILGEHHPGSGDILFAGENITALKSFARIHRGLSVKFQVPGVFRGLSVRQNLEIALQSRHRGAELEVEIARLLAFLGLESEQAQTAGNLSHGQKQWLEIGMAISLKPRLLLLDEPTAGMSPEETHMTGEMVQRLNADGMTVLAIEHDMAFVRQVAHRVTVLHLGQVFAQGSIDEIVADERVAAIYLGQAHA, from the coding sequence ATGTCGCTGCTCGAGCTGCGCAAGCTGAACAAGCATTTCGGTGGCCTGCACGTGACCAATTCCGTGGACCTCACGCTGCGAACCGGCGAGATCCACTGCCTGATCGGCCCCAACGGCGCCGGCAAGAGCACGCTGTTCCGCCTGATCCTCGGCGAGCACCATCCCGGCAGCGGTGACATCCTCTTTGCCGGAGAGAACATCACTGCGCTGAAATCCTTTGCGCGGATTCACCGCGGCCTGTCGGTCAAGTTCCAGGTGCCCGGGGTCTTCAGGGGCCTATCGGTGCGTCAGAACCTCGAGATCGCCTTGCAGAGCCGGCACCGCGGCGCCGAGCTCGAAGTCGAGATCGCGCGGCTGCTCGCCTTCCTCGGCCTCGAATCCGAGCAGGCGCAGACCGCCGGAAATCTCAGCCACGGCCAGAAGCAATGGCTGGAGATCGGCATGGCGATCAGCCTGAAGCCGCGCCTGTTGCTGCTGGACGAGCCCACCGCCGGGATGTCGCCGGAGGAAACCCACATGACCGGCGAGATGGTGCAGCGGCTCAATGCCGACGGCATGACAGTGCTTGCGATCGAGCACGACATGGCCTTTGTTCGGCAGGTCGCGCATCGCGTCACCGTGCTGCATCTCGGCCAGGTCTTCGCGCAGGGCTCGATCGACGAGATCGTGGCCGATGAGCGCGTGGCGGCGATCTATCTGGGGCAGGCCCATGCTTGA
- a CDS encoding branched-chain amino acid ABC transporter permease has protein sequence MTGFLSLFRRLEGPQTAGRGPAFWGLFALVLAAAFAYPLFSDGYTVGNTVYFFVWVFIALSLCLIWGYGGSLSFGQTAFFGIAGYGYGILTINFGAAYGFTLLALVAAVAIAALFAVLLGYFMFFGRIAGVFLGIVTLAVTLMLERFMAQTAGPEWHIGAARLNGFNGMSAMPPLTIPWPGEPIVLFADVGLYYFVLGLLVLVYLALRILMNSSFGNVIVAIRENPERAEMLGYDIRKYQLITFVIGAALAGLSGVLYTVWGQYITPSSMGMTAAALPLIWVAVGGRSDLTSTVIGTLVVLAAFQALTIYGSQYALVFMGVLLVLTVLIAPNGLVLRAMNWLGRIASRLTQRAG, from the coding sequence GTGACCGGTTTCCTCTCGCTGTTTCGCCGTCTCGAGGGTCCGCAGACTGCAGGTCGCGGTCCGGCCTTCTGGGGCCTGTTCGCACTCGTGCTCGCTGCCGCATTCGCCTATCCGCTGTTCAGCGACGGCTACACCGTCGGCAACACGGTGTACTTCTTCGTCTGGGTCTTCATCGCGCTCAGCCTCTGCCTGATCTGGGGTTATGGCGGCTCGCTCTCCTTCGGCCAGACCGCCTTTTTCGGGATTGCGGGCTATGGCTACGGCATCCTCACCATCAATTTCGGCGCGGCCTACGGCTTCACGCTGCTGGCTCTGGTCGCGGCGGTGGCGATCGCCGCGCTGTTCGCCGTGCTGCTCGGCTACTTCATGTTTTTCGGCCGCATCGCCGGCGTCTTCCTCGGCATCGTCACGCTCGCCGTCACCTTGATGCTGGAACGCTTCATGGCGCAGACCGCGGGGCCGGAATGGCACATCGGAGCCGCGCGCCTCAACGGCTTCAACGGCATGAGCGCGATGCCGCCGCTGACCATCCCCTGGCCGGGCGAGCCCATCGTGCTGTTCGCCGATGTCGGGCTCTACTATTTCGTGCTCGGCCTTCTGGTCCTCGTTTACCTCGCCTTGCGCATCCTGATGAACTCCTCGTTCGGCAACGTCATCGTCGCCATCCGCGAGAACCCTGAACGCGCCGAGATGCTCGGCTACGACATTCGCAAATACCAGCTCATCACCTTCGTGATCGGAGCCGCGCTCGCAGGGCTCTCTGGCGTCCTTTACACGGTGTGGGGCCAGTACATCACGCCCTCGAGCATGGGCATGACCGCCGCTGCGCTGCCGTTGATCTGGGTCGCGGTCGGCGGCCGCAGCGATCTGACCTCGACCGTGATCGGCACGCTGGTGGTTCTTGCCGCGTTCCAGGCGCTGACGATCTACGGCAGCCAGTACGCGCTGGTCTTCATGGGCGTGCTGCTCGTGCTCACGGTGCTGATCGCGCCCAACGGCCTCGTGCTCAGGGCGATGAACTGGCTGGGCCGCATCGCCTCCCGCCTCACGCAGAGGGCCGGCTGA